A genomic window from Oceanobacillus timonensis includes:
- a CDS encoding SDR family NAD(P)-dependent oxidoreductase, which translates to MKIRRNRSVYDKKIIITGASKGIGREIAKEIAAQGGIPILVARSTELLEELAEEIEVNNGICKIYPIETFSREAIAEQINTMMEKEERIHGLINNAGFGIFDSIEDLNIEDVEEMFQVNVLAGIQYAKGFLPHFLQFKGKSHIINIVSQSAKLPTPKTAGYAASKHAMLGFTNVLRQETRESSLTVTSVNLGPVKTSFFEVADKNGEYQQNVEKYMLKPEKIASKVVHSLFTNKREINMPWWMEAGSIFYRLFPGLMEKMLKSQFDKK; encoded by the coding sequence ATGAAAATAAGAAGAAATCGTTCTGTTTATGACAAGAAAATCATTATTACTGGTGCATCGAAAGGAATTGGCAGAGAAATTGCGAAAGAAATTGCTGCGCAGGGAGGCATACCTATTTTGGTTGCTAGATCGACAGAGTTACTGGAAGAATTAGCTGAAGAAATCGAAGTAAACAATGGTATTTGCAAAATTTATCCCATAGAAACATTCTCAAGGGAAGCCATTGCCGAACAAATAAATACGATGATGGAAAAAGAGGAACGTATTCATGGGTTAATTAACAATGCAGGTTTTGGTATATTTGATTCGATAGAAGACCTGAATATAGAAGATGTAGAAGAAATGTTTCAAGTGAATGTTTTAGCAGGAATTCAATATGCAAAAGGGTTTCTGCCACATTTTTTACAGTTTAAAGGAAAGTCGCATATAATCAATATTGTCTCTCAATCTGCTAAGTTACCAACACCGAAAACAGCAGGATATGCTGCTTCTAAACATGCTATGCTAGGGTTTACAAATGTACTAAGACAAGAAACAAGGGAAAGCAGTCTGACTGTCACTTCTGTTAATCTTGGACCTGTCAAAACATCCTTTTTTGAGGTAGCGGATAAAAATGGGGAGTACCAGCAAAATGTTGAAAAATACATGCTCAAGCCTGAAAAAATCGCTTCTAAAGTTGTCCATTCTCTATTTACAAATAAAAGAGAGATTAATATGCCATGGTGGATGGAGGCGGGGAGTATCTTTTACCGTCTGTTTCCCGGATTGATGGAAAAAATGTTGAAATCGCAATTTGATAAAAAATGA
- a CDS encoding aldo/keto reductase: MKKRQLGKSDIEISDLTLGCMSLGTDTQHGKKMIDYALDKGINHLDTADLYNFGENEKIVGEAIKHRRSDVVVTTKVGNHFNEENPDDGWFWDPSKKHIHEAARASLQRLNTDYIDVYMLHGGTLEDPIDETIEAFEELKKDGLIRAYGISSIRPNVFREYALRSSIDVLMTQYSLLDRRPEESLLPLAEQNQISVVSRGPLAKGLLSNKAAQVLDKKGKDGYLDYSYSELKSLYYELEQALPENTLQQLAMYYVANHPAITSTVFGASSLEQLEQNIAVHQTINEITDAAYPNLQQLTKASQYQQHR; the protein is encoded by the coding sequence ATGAAAAAACGCCAGCTTGGAAAAAGCGATATTGAAATTTCTGATCTAACCCTTGGCTGTATGTCACTGGGCACGGATACACAACATGGAAAAAAAATGATTGATTATGCGTTGGATAAAGGGATTAATCACCTGGATACAGCAGACCTTTATAACTTTGGAGAAAACGAAAAAATCGTAGGAGAAGCTATAAAACATCGCAGATCAGACGTTGTTGTGACAACGAAAGTCGGAAATCACTTTAATGAAGAAAATCCAGATGACGGCTGGTTCTGGGACCCTTCCAAAAAACATATTCATGAAGCTGCCCGGGCCAGTCTTCAAAGATTAAACACGGATTATATTGATGTGTATATGCTTCATGGCGGCACATTAGAAGATCCTATTGATGAAACGATTGAAGCTTTTGAAGAGCTGAAAAAAGACGGTCTGATTCGTGCATATGGTATTTCATCTATTCGTCCCAATGTTTTTAGGGAATATGCACTCCGGTCTTCTATTGATGTTTTAATGACCCAATATAGCCTGCTGGATAGACGTCCGGAAGAAAGCCTTTTACCACTTGCAGAACAAAACCAAATCAGCGTTGTTTCCCGCGGGCCGCTGGCAAAGGGACTGCTAAGTAATAAAGCCGCTCAAGTCCTTGATAAAAAAGGAAAAGACGGGTATCTTGATTATTCTTACAGTGAACTAAAATCACTTTACTATGAACTCGAACAGGCGCTGCCTGAAAACACACTGCAGCAATTGGCAATGTACTATGTCGCTAACCATCCGGCTATCACTTCGACTGTATTTGGAGCTAGCTCTTTGGAACAATTGGAACAGAATATTGCTGTTCATCAGACTATCAATGAAATTACCGATGCAGCTTATCCTAACTTGCAACAGCTGACAAAAGCATCCCAGTATCAGCAGCATCGTTAA
- a CDS encoding NUDIX hydrolase codes for MHRFEEKTVTSKKIFEGNIIDVQLDEVKLANGKTAQRELVYHPGAVAVIPITPDNKIVLVEQYRKPLERTLIEIPAGKLEENENPLTAAVRELEEETGYTTTNLSQVTSFYTSPGFANELVYVYVTNDLIQMENPPAGDDDEFVEIMEVTLDEAKELVEEERIQDAKTNYAILYLHALNK; via the coding sequence ATGCATCGTTTTGAAGAAAAAACAGTAACATCCAAAAAAATATTTGAAGGGAACATCATAGATGTGCAACTGGACGAGGTAAAGCTCGCGAATGGCAAAACAGCCCAAAGAGAGTTAGTATACCATCCAGGGGCGGTAGCAGTTATCCCGATTACACCTGATAACAAGATTGTCCTTGTGGAACAATACCGTAAACCATTAGAAAGAACATTAATAGAAATTCCGGCAGGGAAGTTGGAAGAAAATGAGAACCCGTTAACAGCTGCAGTCCGTGAACTGGAAGAAGAAACGGGGTATACAACAACGAATCTATCACAGGTAACGTCTTTTTATACTTCTCCAGGCTTTGCAAATGAGTTGGTGTATGTCTATGTCACTAATGACTTAATTCAAATGGAAAATCCGCCGGCAGGGGACGATGATGAATTTGTTGAAATAATGGAAGTAACGTTAGATGAAGCGAAAGAGCTTGTAGAAGAAGAACGGATTCAAGATGCAAAAACAAACTATGCTATTCTTTATTTACATGCTTTAAATAAGTAA
- the spoIIM gene encoding stage II sporulation protein M: MYHTSHHLLIGHIKRHTTVYLFTSLLFLTGIVFGAILVNSMDFVQKQNLFFYLERFFTQQTVDGEVIGRKDIFIQSLLYHIKYLTVMILLALSMIGLPVIWVMVFMKGLVVGFSVGFMVSQLGGQGLLLSTISIAPQNVLIIPIYIIAGSVAMVFSIGLWQKLLLKHHHQEVLPPFIRLLIIFAVLIVFAALAALMEAYLSNTFLLEWIERYNG, from the coding sequence ATGTATCATACATCTCATCACTTACTTATTGGGCATATAAAACGGCATACCACGGTTTATTTATTTACAAGCCTTCTTTTTCTGACAGGTATTGTTTTTGGTGCTATCTTAGTAAATAGTATGGATTTTGTGCAAAAGCAGAATCTGTTCTTTTATTTAGAGCGTTTTTTTACACAACAAACCGTTGACGGGGAAGTTATTGGACGGAAAGACATCTTCATCCAAAGCCTCCTCTATCATATCAAGTATCTTACCGTTATGATTTTGCTGGCATTAAGTATGATCGGGCTTCCTGTTATTTGGGTGATGGTCTTTATGAAAGGACTTGTCGTCGGGTTTTCCGTTGGTTTTATGGTAAGCCAGCTTGGAGGACAAGGGCTGCTTTTATCAACTATATCGATTGCCCCGCAAAATGTATTAATTATCCCAATATACATCATTGCCGGAAGTGTTGCGATGGTATTTTCGATTGGATTATGGCAGAAGTTATTATTGAAGCATCATCATCAGGAAGTATTACCTCCTTTTATCAGGCTGCTTATCATTTTTGCCGTTCTGATTGTATTCGCAGCACTCGCGGCGTTAATGGAGGCTTATTTATCAAATACATTCTTGTTAGAATGGATAGAAAGGTATAATGGATAG
- a CDS encoding Fur family transcriptional regulator, with product MEHRIEKIKKQLHSHSYKLTPQREATVRVLLEREDDHLSAEDVYLLVKEKSPEIGLATVYRTLELLSELKIVDKINFGDGVSRYDLRKEGAKHFHHHLVCIECGSVEEIENDLLGEVEQIVENDWGFEVKDHRLTFHGVCRQCQESAVEEDVQKAT from the coding sequence ATGGAACACCGGATTGAAAAAATTAAAAAACAGCTACATTCGCATAGCTACAAATTAACTCCCCAAAGGGAAGCTACGGTTCGAGTACTTCTGGAAAGAGAAGATGATCATCTAAGCGCGGAAGATGTATATCTTCTTGTAAAGGAGAAATCACCGGAAATTGGTCTGGCAACCGTTTATCGTACATTAGAATTATTATCCGAATTGAAAATAGTAGACAAAATTAATTTTGGCGATGGTGTATCAAGATATGATTTACGCAAAGAAGGTGCAAAGCATTTCCACCATCATTTAGTGTGTATTGAATGTGGATCGGTAGAAGAGATTGAGAATGATTTGTTGGGTGAGGTAGAGCAAATTGTTGAAAATGACTGGGGCTTCGAGGTGAAAGACCATCGCTTAACCTTTCATGGAGTTTGTCGTCAATGCCAGGAATCTGCAGTAGAAGAAGATGTTCAAAAAGCAACATAA
- a CDS encoding fructosamine kinase family protein: protein MIEEKLKHIGDNTSIQTKTPVSGGDINQAYYIQTGKQAYFIKVNRQAESGFFQVEANGLERIRSTQTIAVPEVYYFDQSSGDQEMTLIMEWIQGEKTATTEQQLGEQLASMHAAGGSGQYGLDQSTYVGKLHQPNGWYTDWADYFRECRLQPQFDIAVQLNRMNQNRRMKLEKLMDNLDKYLPKQPQVSLLHGDLWGGNWIAGQAGKPYLIDPSILYGDHLFELSFTEVFGGFSNTFYSQYQNVFPLEDYYEEIKPIYQLFYLLVHLNMFGEVYGGSVDRILKRYTS from the coding sequence ATGATAGAAGAAAAATTAAAACACATTGGTGACAATACGTCGATTCAAACAAAGACACCTGTTTCCGGCGGGGATATTAACCAGGCTTATTATATACAAACCGGGAAACAAGCATACTTTATAAAAGTGAATCGCCAAGCGGAAAGCGGTTTTTTTCAAGTAGAAGCAAACGGACTGGAAAGGATTCGTTCGACGCAAACAATCGCTGTACCAGAAGTCTATTACTTTGACCAATCTTCCGGAGACCAGGAAATGACATTAATAATGGAATGGATTCAAGGAGAAAAGACAGCAACCACTGAACAACAATTAGGTGAACAGCTCGCCTCGATGCATGCTGCTGGTGGATCCGGCCAATATGGACTGGACCAATCAACTTATGTCGGAAAACTGCATCAGCCAAACGGATGGTATACTGACTGGGCTGATTATTTCCGGGAATGCCGTCTGCAGCCGCAATTCGATATAGCTGTGCAATTGAACCGGATGAATCAAAACAGACGCATGAAATTAGAAAAGTTAATGGATAACTTGGATAAATACCTTCCGAAACAGCCGCAAGTGTCTCTGCTGCATGGCGATTTATGGGGAGGAAATTGGATTGCAGGACAGGCCGGGAAACCTTATTTGATTGATCCTTCCATACTCTATGGCGACCATTTATTTGAATTGTCCTTTACGGAAGTTTTTGGCGGGTTTTCAAATACATTCTACTCTCAATATCAGAATGTATTTCCATTAGAAGATTACTACGAAGAAATCAAGCCTATATATCAGCTGTTCTATTTACTTGTCCATTTGAATATGTTTGGAGAAGTTTATGGAGGAAGTGTAGATCGAATTCTGAAGAGATATACATCCTAA
- a CDS encoding DUF4227 family protein, whose amino-acid sequence MGKHVKEVCKIFIWFMVGACFFTVCLHFIYKEFQEMHRYDLPEGPAVKVTEEGVPWLPFDFLKGE is encoded by the coding sequence ATGGGGAAACATGTTAAAGAAGTATGTAAAATATTTATCTGGTTTATGGTAGGTGCATGTTTTTTCACGGTATGTTTGCACTTTATTTATAAAGAGTTTCAGGAAATGCATCGTTATGATTTACCGGAAGGACCAGCGGTTAAGGTAACAGAAGAAGGGGTTCCCTGGCTGCCATTTGATTTTCTGAAAGGGGAATAA
- the xerD gene encoding site-specific tyrosine recombinase XerD — translation MLKDALEDFFHFLRVERGLSDNTINSYQRDLTAYEKHLTKIGYNEWNDITRNDIMRFLYELKDNGKSTATISRHISSIRSFHQFLIRERIAETDPSLHIETPKKDRKLPDILSQEEVDNLLNIPAETPLALRNKAMLELLYATGLRVSEMINLKLEDLHLTMGFVQCMGKGSKERIVPLGDTANHVLEKYVETARKEMVKKNKQENVLFLNQHGRPLSRQGFWKILKGLTMEAGIHKTITPHTLRHSFATHLLENGADLRIVQEMLGHADISTTQIYTHVTKARLKDIYQSYHPRA, via the coding sequence ATGTTAAAAGATGCATTAGAAGATTTTTTTCATTTTCTTCGGGTAGAAAGAGGATTATCTGATAATACCATTAACTCTTATCAAAGAGATCTTACGGCTTATGAAAAGCATTTAACAAAAATTGGATATAATGAATGGAATGATATAACCCGAAATGATATTATGCGTTTTTTATATGAACTAAAAGACAATGGCAAATCAACTGCTACGATTTCCAGGCACATTTCTTCTATTCGATCCTTTCATCAATTTTTAATACGGGAGCGAATCGCTGAGACGGATCCCAGTCTGCATATTGAGACACCGAAAAAAGACCGGAAGCTTCCGGACATCCTTTCTCAGGAAGAAGTGGACAACCTATTAAACATTCCCGCGGAAACACCGCTGGCACTGCGAAATAAAGCAATGCTGGAGTTATTATATGCTACCGGGCTCCGTGTTTCTGAAATGATAAACTTGAAATTGGAAGATTTACACTTAACGATGGGTTTTGTTCAGTGTATGGGCAAAGGGTCAAAAGAAAGAATCGTCCCATTGGGAGATACAGCAAATCATGTTTTAGAGAAATATGTGGAGACAGCGAGAAAAGAAATGGTGAAGAAAAATAAACAGGAAAACGTGCTCTTTTTAAATCAGCACGGACGTCCTTTAAGCAGACAGGGATTCTGGAAAATTTTAAAAGGATTGACGATGGAAGCAGGGATTCATAAAACGATTACGCCGCATACATTAAGGCACTCCTTTGCGACACATTTATTAGAAAACGGAGCAGACTTGCGGATTGTGCAGGAAATGCTGGGGCATGCGGATATATCCACCACACAAATTTATACACACGTGACAAAAGCAAGATTGAAAGATATTTATCAATCGTATCATCCCAGAGCATAA